In Lolium rigidum isolate FL_2022 chromosome 3, APGP_CSIRO_Lrig_0.1, whole genome shotgun sequence, the genomic window cctccgatccatattacttgatgcataaatagatgtatctacaactaaaatgtatctagatacacctatattagcatcaagtaatgtaAATCGGAGGAGTACTTAATTTCGGCTGGAGGGAGTGACAAAATTGTTGAAAGGACCTAGATATCGCATAGAGGGAGTTGAATAGGTGATTTAAATCAATTACGAATGTTGACTTGAACAAATGCCAAAAAAGTATAATTATCGTTTAATTTATAAAGCATAGATTCTAAATATATAAGACTTATCTATGTGcaacaacaacttatgctaaacaAGATAGACACATAATATATATAACTTAAAGCATGATGGTTATCAGAAAAGTAAATGCATAATTAAAGAGGCCCAAATATAAAAATAACAAAGACACGGGAATGATGATGTATCCTGAAATTCACATCTTTATGAATACTACTCTTCGTTGAAGCAGTGTTGATGAGGCACGATGCTCCTAAAACAGTACAATGGTTACCGTATTTTTCTCAAGCCTTCCCACAAAAATGGAAGTGACCCGGTCCACTAGGAGACCCTTAGGGCGTGTACTGGACCCGTATAAGAAGTTTGGGACAATATTCATGACGTAATTGGATGCTTCCAAGAATTTCACCGAGCTTTAAACCATAATGATTAAGATCTATAGAAACATGAACCTATTATCGAGGGTTCTAAGAACCCAAGAAGAACAAGCTCCGGATACAAGCACCCAAAAGCAATAAGCTTCTTATTTTCACCCAACCGAATCTCCGTTGAAAATTTAAACCGATGCAACCGTTGCAATGGTAAGAACACAAGTGCTCAACTCTCTCTCTCCCCGATCCAACCAAAGCAACTAATGCTATCGAAAAATATGAGATGAAGAAAAAATGAGGAGAACAACGAATTTATCCAAAATCAAGATCCAATGAATTCCCCCACTAAGAGGAGATATTGATTCGTGAAAATGTAAATTtgatcttctctctctttttgtaTTAAAAAAGATGCAAGAATAGTTGGAGGAATTGAGAGAGAACAAGCTCAAGGGGCCAaacaatgggggggggggggggattctgAGGAGCTTGGTAGCCATTAGGGAAGAAGACCACCTTCAATATGTTCCTCAAAATTCAATAGCCCTACAAGGCTACAACGCGAGGGCAAAATTTCCGGTCTTTCCACCATAATTTTCGAGGGAAGAGGGCCAAAGTTCTACTGACGTTTCTCAAATAGCTGAAAATTAGAGCGGCATCTATCCAATTAATCCATATTATAATGCTGATTTATTGGTCCATTTGGACAACCAGAAATGATTTCATTTTTAAAGTAGTGACACCAAGCTTATATCGGTGCAGAAGGAAATTTAAGAATAAGTTGGCTCTCCTTATCCGTAAAGGTAAACGCGAATCTTATTCTGATATCAAAGACTAGGTGAATATAGCTTTGTATAGTTGTACCTTAGAAGCTTAAAGCCTATAGAGTTTGTTTACTTCTCTAGACGCTGATCTCTAGCATTTAACTTGTACAACACACTTTTATGGAAAACTAAAATATATATAGTGGGGAAAACACTGAAAAAAACTGATTCATAGCTCTAGAAACAGAATATGGATAGCGGGAACCCCACCAACATCTAAATAATGTGAGTGTGTTGGCATTAGTAGCATCCTTGTGTGCAGTTTAAGTTTAATCTATTGTCGTGATTAGGCCACGTTTCCGTTTACCCTCAGATCAAATTCATATTCAACGCTTTGATATTCCCAGCGGAACATATTCATGTTTATTATTCAGCTATCTGTATGGCTCTAAGGAAGTTAGCATATATATGGGCACAGTGCTTGCAATGATACGAGTAGCCACCCTAGTTTGCAATTTGTTACCGTTCATCGTGCTGGAGTGCATGCGATTCTCCAAATAGAGAATTTGGTAAGGAACAAGACAAGGATTCTCCTGCTGGAATGGTCAATTAGTACTATGTAATTCCTTGCCGTTTGCGCTTCACTAGGGCACTATAAGAAGGGTCATGGAGTTGAGAGACTTGGCCAGCGCAAAGGAGACAAGCCGGCAGCCAAATTAGCCATGGAGTGCGGCCACTGCGGTACGCGCTTCGCTGTCCCGCGGGGTGCGCGCACCGTTGAGTGTGCGCGCTGCCGCGGGGTGACGCGCGTCGACcggcacggcgccgtcggcttcgTCAGGAACATGTTCAGCAACATAGCCGGCGGTGGCCGCACGAAGCCGCATCCAGGATACCCGAGAGTCCAAGGCAACAAGCGCGCCCTCCTGGTGGGCATCAACTACACTGGAACGGCCTCCCAGCTGAACGGCCCCATCAACGACGTCAAGTGCATGAGCTTCCTGCTCTCCATCAAGTATGCTTTTCCAAGCGACTCCATTCTCATCCTTACAGGTAAGGGATCCCATATGCCCAAGAACGTACTCGATCTCATCCTTACCTGCAGTTGCACGCCTCAGATTCCACATTAACTGCATATGATAGTACGTTTGTTCTTGCTCGTAGATGAACAGGTCGACCCCTACAGgaggccaacaagatccaacatcCTAGTGGCCATGCGGTGGCTGGTACAAGACTGCAGCTCTGGGGACTCTCTTGTCTTCCACTTCTCCGGCCACGGTAATCAGGTGgaagacgacgacggcgatgaaTTGGACGGCCAAGACGAGACCATCTGCCCGCTCGACTGGGAGCAGAACGgccaaatccgggacgatgagatCAACGAGACCATCGTCCGCCCGCTCGTGCACGGCGTCAGGCTCCACGCCATCATCGACGCCTGCCGCAGCGGCACCGTCCTTGATCTCCCCAACCTTTGCCAGATCAAAAGGTACTCTGTCCATTAGCCACTGCACAATTCACTACATTATACACCAATTCACTGTTGGGCTACTGTTTTCTAGGTATGGGAAACCCCAGTGGACTGATCACAGCCCTCTAAACGGTGCCTCGAAGAATACGAGCGGCGGTCACGCCATCCTCATCAGCGGCTGCGCTGAGAACGACAATTCGCAAGACGGTTCCGACGACGAGACCATGGTCATAGGAGCCCTGACGTACAGCCTCTTCGCCGCGGCGTGGTCCGCACATCGGCCGCTCACCTACGGCCAGCTGCTTTCAAAGACAAAGGCCATCATCGCTGACTGCAACAAGGACAGCCAGAGCCACTGCAACCTCCCCGCGGCGATTGCCCCGCACGTCCGAGAGGTGGTGAACTTCAGTGGCGTGCAGGAGCCTCAGCTGTCATCCTCCGACAAGTTTGACATCAACCGGACGACGTTCATGCTATAAACTGCGCCAATACTGTCAGCTAAATGCCTACTCCACTACACAAGAAGAGAATATGCTCGTTGAATAATTCCATCATGCTCTTTTTCAGTGAGTCGATGGACGTCAGCTATCATACTACCATATTACCCACGAATAAAATATAATGTACTACTCCGTATTAGTTACTTGTCCGAATTCGATGTTTGTCGAGTTTAATTTGAATGGATGATGCTGTGAACAAACGGTGAAAGCACCAAGTACGCCTCAGTGGCTTGCTTAGAAATTGTGTAATTTGGTGGATTAGTTTTGGACCTGAACCTGATAGTTCGGCCTTGTCCATCGTTACCGGGACTTATTCTATGGTTTTTAGACGGACGGTGTTGTGTACTCATTATACAAAAAAACTGATAGTTTGCCAGTGTATATAAACTGCTAGCATAAAAACTACAGAATAAAAAAATGTGGAGAACTGAGATACTAACAAAGACACTAAATACCAAAAATAAAGTGAGcaaaacaaatgctaagatgattgTGTTAGGGAGtatgcgtgttgtattaccaggggtcaaaggccacaatatatagtacatgtacaggtgcacatattcaaaaagccccctaacatagggAGAAACtaaaatatacagatatatacatctaacacccctcgtcaaactcatggtggatgcacaacactgagtttggagagtaagaaatcatgctgcgctcgagtctgtgccttcgtaaagaaatccgccaactgcaaatctgaaggcacataatgaatcgcaacaacatcatcctgtacctgagcacgtgtgtaaaaagcatcaacaccaatatgtttggtcagctcatgcttgaccggatcacgtgcaatactgatagcacctgtactgtcagacaaaagtggagtgggtgtcgtaacgaagaccccaaaatctgcaagcaaccaccgtaaccaagtcacctcagcaatcagcaaagccatagcccgcaactcagcctcaacactcgaacgggaaactgcgacctgtttcttcgtcttccaagcaacaagcgaaccaccaagaaacacacaggaagcagaaagtgaacgacgatccgtaggatcactcgcccacgtagcatccgaatagcaccggagctggagagagctggaacggggaaagaaaaggcgacgagtgatcgtgccacgaaggtaacgaagaacacggaggagatgactatagtgaacagtggtaggagctgagacaaactgactcagaatatgaacaggataagaaatatcagggagagtgacagcaagataaacaagactcccaacaagatggcggtaacgggtgggatcaggaagaggatcaccatcagtaggacgaagcttaacattaagctccataggagtatcaaccgtgcgctcatccccaagagcagcacgagcaagaagatcctgaatgtacgtttcctgagagatagaaaagccatcagaagtggaggaaacctcaatgccaagaaaatagcaaaGATGACCAAGATCAgtgataagaaactgatcacgaagacgagccttgacgaaggcaatatactcaggatcatcaccagtaatgatcatgtcatcaacatagagaagaagaagagtacgtccacgaggagaagtgtgaacaaaaagtgctggatcatgaagactaggagagaaaccagcagcagtcaccatagAGGCGaaacgctcaaaccaggcacgaggggcctgtttgagaccatagagagaacgtcgaagacgacaaaccatcccatcgggaacagaatacccaggaggaggctgcatgtaaacctcctcactcaactcgccattaagaaaagcattctaaacatcaagctgggagacagaccagccGGCGAACGtaagcaacaacaagaagggtacacacagtagtcatatgagccacaggggcaaaagtctcatcatagtcacgaccgtgctcctgctgaaaaccacgagccacaagacgcgctttatagcgctcaagagatccatcagagcgagtcttaattttatagacccacttacacgtgatgggatgaacaccagaagggggagaaacaagatcccaagtgccagtgcgctcaagcgcagcgatctccttagccatggcaagctgccattcaggatgacgctcggcatcccgataagaagtcggctcggaaac contains:
- the LOC124698481 gene encoding metacaspase-1-like codes for the protein MECGHCGTRFAVPRGARTVECARCRGVTRVDRHGAVGFVRNMFSNIAGGGRTKPHPGYPRVQGNKRALLVGINYTGTASQLNGPINDVKCMSFLLSIKYAFPSDSILILTDEQVDPYRRPTRSNILVAMRWLVQDCSSGDSLVFHFSGHGNQVEDDDGDELDGQDETICPLDWEQNGQIRDDEINETIVRPLVHGVRLHAIIDACRSGTVLDLPNLCQIKRYGKPQWTDHSPLNGASKNTSGGHAILISGCAENDNSQDGSDDETMVIGALTYSLFAAAWSAHRPLTYGQLLSKTKAIIADCNKDSQSHCNLPAAIAPHVREVVNFSGVQEPQLSSSDKFDINRTTFML